The genomic stretch atccatacttgaatccaacatatggagtacaagtagtacctatggaatattccttcatataaactcaatgaaaaaattagtccataggggttgtcattaattaccaaaaccacacataggggcaatatacccttacaccatACCAGAGTCTCCGGCCCCACGGTCTGAAATATATTTGCCCCCACCAAACTCGGCCCCAAATGCGCGCCAGACACATGCAAGGCCGGAACATGGCTAGAAGCTCGTCCTAAATCTTTTGCTGGCCCCGGAATCTCTGGCATGTCACCCCAGAATCTCTGACCTAAGTGAACGGACCAATTCGAATATGAGCTAGTCCCAGCCAATGTAACCCCATGAATTGTAATGTTTATTCCCAAAGTAACCCTACTGGTCTATATAAGGACCCCCACCTAGAAACCGTAGATAAGATTTAGAATGAGTATTGGTTCCCATATCATCCCTATGGGATTCAAGGGAACCCTCTCATTAGCTACAAACTATTGAGTTGTATCTAAGGCACTCTTTAAAGGATCAATTTCTCTTGTGTGTCATTCTAATGGTGCAAAGTCTCTCATGCAACCGAGATTTTACCTAGCTCCCACTCTCTCCCACAACGGATTCTACCGATCCTTCATCGATATGTCCTCCGAGATTCTACCTTGCAGTCTCTCTCTCCGGATGATTAATTCGAGCCATCGAGAGAAAATTCATTTCTATCTGGCTGTTTTTCGTGtgagttcatcgtgttcttcgttttctgctctcTCCCTTTGGTCAATTCGTgaagatcgggcaacaccttgTGGTTAACCGACATAAAACATAGTCATTTTCAAGCTGAGTAGTGATGCCTTCAAGATGACGCTACACAGGAACAAAAGCTCTTGCAAGGCGATGTTCCTTTGTAGATGCCATGACATTTGATCTTCTTCGTCATgacttgtggtgaccctgcataccactgcatgttgtagtatgctagtcgttgatataacattcacgaagtaccattccgcaaatattacatccctcagagtagtacaacagaacatagcagggtccataactcattcacttattattacaagcatcaaacatatattgtcttggagctcctcttgggtcctaagaggaatacccctgggttcgaggcgaacccaccttaacttacaatacagaagtttcactaggttatacatttattaccacgAACAGCTAAATACTAGGTGTTCCCACTGCTCGGCTACAACTACTActtggtgcttctaggcttgatctccaccggaagcctccccggttccgtagactatgagatagtctacgccttcaatacctcccgagaggtctggttcttcatagccgatgatctcggctccttcagggttgtcgtagttctcctccagacgattcagacaatctaagcaagggatttaagagtgggatgagtacgagcgtactcaacaagttcattataggaaagaggtgtttaatgcactagctacgatattagaccagaaagtctaataccaatgcaagttgtgttaaacatttcttcaagagattgcttttatttcaaagagctatgtccgtcagccttcaccggtttactagaacttcatggagctcctttccggttgcgttcgcagttcctcatcccggaacagggagtgacaggtcacagttctttacactctgcagaggtgtgttgctttacccataagagatcttaaccttggtgccaaccgagtctagttctcgtccacacttcctttggtgtgaggcccggtataaggtctagccaatcatgttcctccgctacctcgaacacccaccctttgttgcatgccccgaccccgggtccacgccggtcccattattcccgtagatttcaaggtgggccccgaccacgacgacgatgcttgggctctaccatacactcctacgccggtagctgcaacccatcatagaccgcaataccgtggagacttaggactccccagcctcaccgcttgctccttcgggcgacaagtgtactacggactatgccgtggggacttaggactccccgagcctcaccgcttgcccccttggatcacaagtgtactacggtaaagcgcatccattgatgaacgagaggtggaaacacttttgactactccgtcccactccggatcttatggttaacacggttattacgacacaagaatcactggcgacatttgttgtttaatcctagatggatataaacccttgcaatggaacctccaccatatcgacacaatccatggttccattgcccaccacatagtcatattcatagttatgaaagtagtggttttggtttttatgcaatagtgataaccatagtactttgcaagtaatttgatagaaatactcaaatgacatgagcaagtgatgaacttgcctgaacactgcaaagatttgcagttggatggtgtggaatgacccttgtcctctggttctgaaaaatagcatcattgtccgataagggcaacggTTAAAGAAgccattatgcatgattccagttttagggtttgttccccccttccgatgtcgttgttattttatgagaggttagtacTAAGatggatttggagatactctgttcagggtaaatacaaccttgaaatattgtcaaggtgttttgaaagtccaattgcattaatggacttattttcattattgaaaataatatgtgtgatttaaatcattatttaaatcctcaaaataggacttattcttaattttcttcaaaaattctctttgatattttatttaaatagagaattttatgctgatcctttttcatatttttaatttatttttaagagcttttatcaattttctattgaatttcaaagtttcatgtttttattgaattgtgaaaaATCATTTTTGCCCCCGGGCCCACTCGTCGGGGTGGCCCGATgggttgggctaaaccagctcgggtccaaccggccCGAGCGGTCGCTTGCTCACTCCCTCACCTCGcaccgctcgacctaaccctaatcccctccgctctcactggcgacctgcgtcgcccgcaccgtcgccggccgattccggcggtctccggccgccatggcttacgccatggggcgcaatcgaaccaCCAGACGACGGCGATTcgctccctccgcgtcgatttggAGCTGACGCTGTCCCTCGCTCGTCATCGACCCTCACCGCCATGCCTAGGGTTCGGGATCCGCTTGATCCCGTGGCTCCCCAAGCTCCGGCGTGATGGTGCTGTGGCCGCCACGATggggtggtgctgtggcgccgccatggcctggcttggcctggcgccgccgcgccctggcgtgtgccgccgtggccgccatggtggtTGGCCAGCTCGACCCTGGTACGTCCTCCACCGCTTCTTCTCTCTTATgtcctgttcttcttcctctctcagtAGCTCTAGCCAAGGCGTTCCTCCTCATGGAGGGCCTGccgtgctgttgctgctgctctgtTGCGCCTAGCTTGCTGTGTGGCGTGTGCTGCTGCTGATTGTGCTACTGCCATGAATTCTAGCTACGGTGCTGTCCTATTCTGCTTATTAGCTAGGCTTAATTCTTGCTAGACACTCATGTGTATTCAATTtggctgccctggcttgattaccatgtgtattccttgcaatttgcaagcTCCAGGGCACTGGTATGTTGTCCCTTGTGCTCAATTTCATGTGTATGCTTGATTGAGCATTACTCGCTGGTTTAACCGCATGATTCGGTGATGAGCACCAAGTGCTTTACTAATTTATCTTGATGTAGAGGTTCATCCCGCCTTGGATGTGCTTCTCGGATACAATTATTTAATTATCTatttatgtgtatgtgtgtggcacagatcggtcttggtgcttgctcaagcatcgacTGATGCTTGCGAGTGATCCTCCTGGATCATTAGCATGTGTCTCgtttcatgatttacttgttatTATCAGTTATCCGTGTTGCCTTTATTGattgagtggataattgatgtgaaccgtGATACAGATAATGATCATCACATTTGATTGgcttaggctagatggatgcccacgagtggttgggaaccctagcccttctttgaacccaatcggGGTGATGATAattgtatttggcttgttggtttggtcgttctagggtttgaggtgaccccgGCGTAGTCATATGCtcgccctagggtagctcccctatttggtggctttctgtgatggatagatgctcactggctagccacttagtgaatttccagtagccttgatgttgataaataggataggcacatgttgcctgtcaatctgatggtttagctaggctaaTGGGTGCTTTGTGAACCTGAATGACtacaaggagtaaatccatgctggatttctctggttttgacactgtgttgtcacaaccagtgttccctggtttattttccttttagccttggttgtacttgtcggcaccaattggtttagtaaccaaatgatgatacacccagGGTTTTCCTACCCTTCGTGCTCtcgtgatgcaagcatgcttaagtatgagcaagatatgatcttgctcgggctcttgtgtggtatacctcactccagctcctagaaataggtgttggtgtagaggattgcttcgtgatgcttggtttgcttgccctcgctcctccttgcaagcttgtggtgctttactccatccGGTACTTGCTCACAGATGACGCTCTTGATGAATCTGTCCCTCGGATGGTTTTTGGtggcttgttgttcttcctgttctaagtgttcttgctgtttttggtgaACTTACCCAGGAGCTTGTGTCGATGGAATGTTTAGGGTTTGGATGGAAAAAGGTTTTATATCATCCTCACTTTGCTCTTctggtcgacagctgagcctggcaccattttggtgactcccctggcttgtgtgtgctgttgggcatgcacatagcctggtgagctgcctggttgtgtgtgtgtgcaagtgctgtgCACCTGGGCTTGATTCTATCTATGGCATGGACCTGCTCGGCGTAAACTTGAGCATATCCATCTCATTCCATTGTTTGCtaactctgccaagtggctttgccacttggcttaatactTGTTTATTTGTGTATGTGTGCAGGTACCAAGTGCTCGATCGGGATGAATTCAAGATCAGCAAGATCATAGAATTCATGAAAATCACTTTGTAGTTTAGTTtatttagataacttgtaattttccttttctttttctatttattcaattcttgtaatgtgttgtaattccataattcaaatctgaatattgtaaagacaatgtataatgtgtgtgattatcaataaagctcaagttttccttaatgagctttaagtaattgttgtattacttatattcttgcttaatgataattgtttgttaaattatctcaaatttgaattatgtgataaccatttaatgtttgaatttgaaattcaaattcaaagttggtttgaattcattcaaacaacttaacttgtaattcaatcatgcaacttaagatttttaatgcaatatcacttctctcttctcaaaaccctaattttagacaagtaggaacaagttcatcgcactctcgaaaccctaaccctgtaaggtgtcgagagagaaacttgtcccccttcgatgcagtttttgtttaaaagcgcgaaatttccccgtaagttacaatgcaatgcacatccctttctaaaatatacccctcgatcgtctctaaacctgggatattacatgtcTTTATTTATCAGTTGATGATGTCGATATAAGTGTAGTGTGCTTGCTCCTGGCGTAATTAGTAGTTAGGTTGCACGGGATGCACCTGATCCTAAACTTAAGAACCATGTTatggttctttactattcttgttGGGGTTTTCTActtctcagctagctgagaatTAACTTCGTGCTCAGTGAAGTCTTACACCATTTGATTTACGTCGTGATTCGTGTAGTCATGAGTTGtaacatgagttgcaactgaaatCTGATGACATCATGTGACTAAGAACGAAGTTAGTTCTTAGTCGACTGAGAACGAAGTTTGTCTTAATCGACTGAGAAATAGTCGCACCCATTCTTGTTAGTGCGCTACTTTAGTTATGATGCTGCTCTGAATGTCTTTGGTTGTGCTATTGTAAACTCACCATTTTTTGAAAGTAGTAATCACATCTCATTGTGGTTTCTCCTATGTCAAGTTAGGCGGCAAACAATACTCGTTTATCTTTGCTCAATCAGAAACGGAAACTACAGGAAATCAACCATGCCTCTACGTTTATTTGTGTACGACCAGGCAAACAAACAAAGTCCAGAATATGACTTTTGGGCCGATTCTCCGTGACCATGATCCAGGTCCTGCCCCGGGAGCTCCAAATTTGGCCCCAATCACGCCCCAAGTCTCACAACCGCGTTCGTTTTAAACCTAAGGCATTACGCCCAgatttaaattaataaagtcatTTACGCCAAGAGTTACAAGATGATGAGGAAATCAGCTACAAATATCACCCACACAACAGGCACACAAGAAAATACAACACTATCACACAAGAAAATACAACACGACGCACAGCCTGCAAACGCTTGGATCTTCGTCCACCGAAACATTCGCTGATCGAGGTAGAGCGGAAGCGGAAAGGAAGACGTCACACCattggaagaagatcttcatcaccatcaagcATAGACAGACTGCTTCACATTGCATCTCGTCCATCATTAAAGAGTGCCCCTGCACTCTCGCCTAGGGTCGAGGGCACCGTACTTACGTCCGTACCAACAAACGATGGAGCGCTCACCCTAGAGCTCAAGATGCAAATGAAAGCAAGACCATCAAAGAAGAGGAGAATCCGAGCACACCGGCCGCGGGGAAGCTTGCCACTCCGAAAGCCACATTGTCGCCTCCCAAGCACCACACCCACGACGACTAGCCGAATAGGACCAAAGGCTACCAAGGCAGCGACTTTAAGAAGGAAGAGGCACCAAGGTGCCTCCACTGCCCCGACCGACAGACCAGACGTGAGTCTTCACCCGGAGCCAATGGTGGAGGGGTTTGATTCACAATGACACCTCCAAGGAGGGAAGTGGTCCTCGAGAGCATCAACGTCACCGGCACCGACCACGTCGGGCAAGGCTTTCGCCCGAATAGCAACCACCACCCATGGAATCCCCAGCAACAATACCTCGCACAACGGAGAGGTGAAACTGAAGCAGATCACGGTAGGCAATGCCAAGATCTGGGCAGGAGCACGAGGACTCCAACACCACGAATGCCTCCCACGCAACACATTCCGCTGCCCACGCAACCGAGACTGCCAACCAAGACCCACACAGTGGCACCCGCCGCCaggcgccgccatctccaccataAGGAGCCGCCGCTCAAGAATCCAGGAGCCAACCTAACTCGCCTCCGAGAAGACAAGCCGCAAGCGCGCTGCAGGCCACCCCCACTGCCGCACCAACGCACATACAGCCACAAAGAACCCACCCAATAGCGATCACCggttgaggaagaagacgacgcagATCAGATCCGCGTGGACCAAAACTGGATCCACACACCAGATCCCGCACACAGGATCTCGACCATGACCACGACCTAACCACCCTGGTCAAATCCGGTGGAGCACGGCACCGAATCCATGCAAGGGTGGGGCACAACCCCAGCCCGCGGCACCGGCGGCAACCAAGGACACCGACGGCGTCCATGGGCCCAATGCTCAGCAAGCTCCTCAATGAGGGAGAATGGCGTCTCCATGGCCAGAGCATCCTCCACGCTCATGACGAAGCCCATATCCACGCCCTCGAGAACCAGAACCAGGACAGCCAAGGGAGAGAACTCGAGGTAGAGGAGAAGGCGGCAAGAGggacccgccgccgccacgggctGGCCAACGGCGGGGGAGAGGACGCCGGGGAGGGGGTGCTAgaagcggctagggttggggcctCCGGTGCCGCCCGAGCAGATCGACACGGGAGGCGAGTCGGGGACTTACCGACCACGTTCGTCATGAGCCAATCAGATCAAATGACAATATACATTCACTTGCATTCACTTGCTATGAGAAACATTATTTTCCTCTAGgttacggaaattcaattcggctcctgggtgcctatgctccctctaccaacaaaacatattttgaagtgtggaaaaattttgataaaaaattctacatgtacatctccataatatatgtgtatgcgtcaagtttcacgaaaaaataatatttttcgtgacctatgtaaaaaagagaaaacttatcatatgaaaagcattgttttcagcactgaattttgtcttttttacacacgtcacatgataagtttattttttatgaaacgactttgtgagcgtgtagcacatgaagatgtacgtgcgaattttttgcttcaattttttgaaatttaaaatatgtgcaagatgcatttcaaaatatagggagcatatgctcccatgttccaaaacaccactcccgctcTAGGTAGAGGAAAATAATGTTTCTCATAGCAACCTAAAATTGAACTCagcatattatgatctttaaatATGTGCAACTACTTCTATTATTCCATTCAGAGAAGAGTTTTCTAGTACAAATATCTGCAACTATTTTGACTACTGAAAATATATGCCCGTGTGTATGTGCGCAAAGTCTGTACCACGTCGTACCAAATTTCTGCAGAGTACTAATTCATTATCAGTTTTCAACAAACAATCTTCCAAATAAAATAATCTCAGAGGAGTGGCACACCTCGCAGCTACATACACTACTCAACAGAGTTTGACACTACTACAAATGAATTTAGTTCAGACATTTTAGCTCCAGCCACAATGTGTGTTGGGAAAGGAACAAATAATAAGCAttcagagagagaaaaaaaaaatactgcCGGGTTATTTCCCCGGACAGACGCAAACAGCTACAGACGAGAGATCAAACAAATGTGTTAGGAAACGTAAACCATTTTTCAGATCATCTAAAGGACTATTAACTTGCGTATCTTCGTCCTCCCTCCTGAACCCATCATTTGGACTCGTGAGTCCTCGACGCGCCACCGTTCTGCTCCGGCTGTTCCAGCTGGTAGAACGgtatctgctgctgctgttgcttgtGCAGCTCTAGCATCTGGTTCTGGCAGCGGAGCTGCATCTGCTGGGCAAGGTTGCTGGAGGAGCCCGCGTCGCCGGCGAGCTCCGACGACGTCGCCGAGTGCTTCAGGCGCTGGACCTCGCCTGTCAGCGCCTCGTTCAGTGCTGCTCAGAGAGAAGAGGAAACACGCAAATGGCGGTCAGGATAAACTGCTTGCTAAATACTCTGCAGATGTGCTCCTACAAATGTGGAATGCTCAATTAACAAAGCAGATTAAGAACCCATAACGTACTTAATGTAGTACGAGTGGGATTCTATAAGATGATTGCACTACTGCTATTGTTAGTATCTTAACACTGCCGGCCTCTTGTGACAGGGTTAGTGCCCGTCAACATCGCGACATGAACTAGGCAAAGGGATCATTTTTGTATTAATAAAGTAGAAGATCCCAAGAAATGGATCAAGATGAAGCCGGCGTCTGACGAAGTCGCCTCGTAGTCCGGTTATACCAACAAACAAACGCATTATAGATTTCGTCAGGCTACATGCCGGCAACTAACCGGCCGTATCAGTGTCGCACTACATGTTAACGACTAACTGTCAAATGCAACAGACGAcgaccagcaacaacaacaattgcAGTCGATATCAGCACAACCTGCGATCGGAACAGAGCTTTCTGAAGGTTTTGTGTGGCGTATCTATCTGTCTGTGCAAAGAACGTGAGAAACTACTGATGAGAGCTCGGTCGTTAATTGCTCACCGTCGCGCAGCTGCGCCTGCTGCTCCATGGCCTGCAGCCTGAACTTGAGCTCGTTGTTGTGCGTGGCCAGCCCCGAGGAATCGCGCTGCGAGAGGACAGGAAGAACAAATTCAGCACCGCCGGAACCATGAATCGTCAAGAACAGTGCCTGCACAGTGCAGGCATAGATAGATGGACGGTGGGTGTACCTGTAGATGGGTCAACTGCGCGGAGAGAGTGGTGGCCTCCGTCTGCAGGATTTGTACCTTGTGCTCCAGCTCGGCGATGTACCGCATGCGGCGCTCCTTGGACCTCGCCGCCGACTGCCTGTTGGCGAGCACCCTGCGCGCCACCGCGGAAATAACGACATGTCAGCTCAGCGCCGACAGACAGGTGGTATTCTAGCCAGTACATTGATTGACGCGCATTGTGATTTGTGAGTGTGACGACGGGGCCCTACGTACCTCTTGACGCGCTTTGGGTCGGCGAGGGCCATCTCGGCGAGCTTCTCGTCGGCCATGATGCGCTTCATCTCGGCGGGGGTGAACTCGCCGCTGCCGAACTCGAGGCTGAACTTGCTGGGCTCCCCGCCGGCGGAGAAGCTGAGCTTCCCCATGAGGCTGTCCATGGACAGGCTCCTGGCGTGCCGGCCCGCCACCCCCGCGGGCGGCTCCCCACCGGCGGCGCTCCTCTTCctcccaccgccaccgccggcggcgccgtcgccccAGAGGAACGCCTGGCTCTCCCCGCCGCCTCCGTAGTCCTCGGACTCGTTCTCGCTGCTGTCGGCGCCGTTGGCGGCCGCCGGCATGCTGCTCCCGCGGCTGTCCCCGTCGGAGCTGTTCATCCCGTCCATGCCGGCCGCCTCCATGCTCATGAACGCGTTGAACAGGTCGTCGCCGCCGttggcggcggaggggaggccccAGGCGGAGGACTCCGTcttgggcgacggcggcgggaagTACCCGAACGGGACGTCGCTGCGGGACCGGCGGTGCGCCTTGCGGCCGCGCGCCGAGTCGTCCTGCATCTGCTGCATGCACGCGTCGGCCACCGCGTGGAGCGGGTGGGACCCGGCCCCGGtgggcggcgtcggcggcagGCCCGCACGCTGCCTGCTCCCGTGCTGCGCCGGCGCCATgcccctgccgccggcgccggccgccgccgcgaagtGCGCGGGCAGCGGGACGGCGGCCTGGACGTGGCGGTGCATCATCTCGTTGGTGGTGCCCATGTCTCCGGCAAGGCTGCTGGGCTAGGTGGTGGTGGCGCGCGCGCTCTCGTCTTCGTCTCGTCTGGTGTGCTcgggatggaggtggtggtggcggggatGATGCGCGCGTCTCGGCGGAGTTTGTTTGGCGCGCCCACGCGGTTTCCAGGCCGTATTATAATTGTCGCGTGGCCAAAGaccggaggagaggagagggctcATCCTTTCCGGCCAGGTGGTGGTCGCCCATCATTTCGTCGTGGGATTCCGAAGCCGGCAGCGGCGGCAGTATCATCTTCGGACTTCGGGCCGCCCGCCGGGCTAAAGTTTTTTACGGAGTTTGGAAGAATGCTCAAAATGTGTTTAAGATCTAAAAATATTCTGCCAAAAATCTAAATCTACCTTTTTAGAAAATAAGAGTTAAAAGCCACTTAAAAAGGCGATAGTGTTAAAATCTTCAATTGTTTCCTAATAAATGACATGTTTATGAGTAGCAGATGTGTTCTTCAGTTGCCTAAACACATTTACATATGGCTGATCGTCTTTGGAAACATAAGTTGATTTTTTTGGAAACAGGTGGACGTGATTTCTCTGTGAGTCTGCTGAACCGCCTTTCTGGTACCATAGACTTTACCTGGATTTCTCGTCTGCCACGTGATAGATTTGGGGGCTTACTACTTGGCGCCAGAACGTACGTAATGGATGTGTTGGCTAGTTCGGAAAGAGATTATCATGTAAAATTCCATATCCGCAGCAAAACTGACAATTTCACATGAAGTCTTGTCGCCGTGTACGAAGCAGCCTAGGAAGATTATAAACTTGTCTTACTTCATGATTTGGTTAACTTGGCAAAAGACAATTCGTATCATATTCTCGTAGGCGGAGATTTTAATTTGCTAAGATTTTCACAAAAGAAGAGTAAAGGTAGAATCGATATCCTTTGACCTTTTGTCATTTACACTTTAGATTTAAGAGATTTCAATGATTGGAAGGAAATTTACTTGGAAAAATAGCATTCTAGAGCCAACATATGTTGGACAGTGTATTCTTGGACACATATTGGGACTCTAAATTTTCACTTGTCATGGCACGGGCTCTAACATGTTTAGAGACAATGTTGGATCATGCTCCTATTCCGCTAACCTATGGAATGTCTAGACCTAAGCGGAAGTGTCAATTcaagtttgaacttggatggctacATTGTGAGGGATTTCTTGATATGGTTAAAAGGTATGGGAGAAACATGTAGCCAACTAGAATCCTATGCAAAGACAGAACAATAAACTGCCCACAATGTGTAAGTACCTTGGAGGATAGGTAGGGCACATGACACGGAAgctaaaaacaaaacaaaaacttcgCCTATCGTACATTATGGA from Lolium rigidum isolate FL_2022 chromosome 4, APGP_CSIRO_Lrig_0.1, whole genome shotgun sequence encodes the following:
- the LOC124649235 gene encoding bZIP transcription factor 30-like; the encoded protein is MGTTNEMMHRHVQAAVPLPAHFAAAAGAGGRGMAPAQHGSRQRAGLPPTPPTGAGSHPLHAVADACMQQMQDDSARGRKAHRRSRSDVPFGYFPPPSPKTESSAWGLPSAANGGDDLFNAFMSMEAAGMDGMNSSDGDSRGSSMPAAANGADSSENESEDYGGGGESQAFLWGDGAAGGGGGRKRSAAGGEPPAGVAGRHARSLSMDSLMGKLSFSAGGEPSKFSLEFGSGEFTPAEMKRIMADEKLAEMALADPKRVKRVLANRQSAARSKERRMRYIAELEHKVQILQTEATTLSAQLTHLQRDSSGLATHNNELKFRLQAMEQQAQLRDALNEALTGEVQRLKHSATSSELAGDAGSSSNLAQQMQLRCQNQMLELHKQQQQQIPFYQLEQPEQNGGASRTHESK